The Thermodesulfatator atlanticus DSM 21156 sequence AGTTCATAATTATCGCAGTGTAAATCTTCGAGCGTTTCTAGTATAAGCAATTCAGCTACAGGCCCAACTAATTTTGCTAAGTATATTTCAAATTCTTTGAATTTTTCCTTTTTGATAATGCGTTCTTTGTCAGCAGCTTTTTTTATCTTATTGTCTATTTTTACTTCTATTAAATTTGCTTTAAATAGTTTGTTTAATGATCTTAAAATTTCTTTGAGAGGTATATTAGCGAACAATAATTCTTTTATTGGTTTTTGTTTGATAATTTCTCCATATAGCCAGAGATCTAAACTCGAAAAATTTTCTTCTTTTATATCGCCTTTTGGCTCTAGCTTTATGGGATTTTCAATTAGTTTTTTTATTATTCCTTGGATTTCATCTTTTTCTGTTGAAAATTCTAATAAAAAACTTGAAATAGGTGTGCTATTTTGTTCCTTTTTTATTAAAGTTTCTTGGAATTTAAAAGTAAAAGTTTTCCAAAAAATATTAATAAAGTGCAAATAGCTTTTCCAGGTGTCTTTATAGTCTTCTTTCACTTTGAGTTTTTCTAGTTGTTTTATGTTTGCTGATATTTTTTCTAGGTTTCCTTTTTTAATATAAAATGTTAGAATGCTTTTTCCTGAAAAGTTATTTTCTATGGTTAGGATTCCTTCTTTTTGTTGGTTCTCCAGTATTTGTAATATGTCAAAAAGTTCTTCTAGGTTTTTTGCTTTGCCTGTAAAGGGCATTATTCTATCCTTTCAAGCACTTTAAGAAGAATTTTTTTAGTTAATTTTTTGTTTATTATTTCTTTAGCCTTTTCATAAACTTCGTCTATTGTTTCTTTTACTGTTTCTACTAATTCTTCGTCATTTATCTTTTGTTTTTCAATCTCTTTTTTGATTATGGAGATAGGAAGCAATTTTTTGTCTTCTTTTTCTTTGTTTTCTATGTTTGCTGGTTTTGTTCGTTTTTCTTCTAGTATATTGTCCATATCTCCAAAGATTTCTTCGATTATATTTGTTGTTCTATTTTCTTTGTTTTTCGCTTCAATCATTTTTTCCCT is a genomic window containing:
- a CDS encoding DUF4388 domain-containing protein produces the protein MPFTGKAKNLEELFDILQILENQQKEGILTIENNFSGKSILTFYIKKGNLEKISANIKQLEKLKVKEDYKDTWKSYLHFINIFWKTFTFKFQETLIKKEQNSTPISSFLLEFSTEKDEIQGIIKKLIENPIKLEPKGDIKEENFSSLDLWLYGEIIKQKPIKELLFANIPLKEILRSLNKLFKANLIEVKIDNKIKKAADKERIIKKEKFKEFEIYLAKLVGPVAELLILETLEDLHCDNYELPEKLSSEFIKNLLEKIPEGCSYKELSCQEALLRKFNEIIST